A single window of Synechococcus sp. CBW1004 DNA harbors:
- a CDS encoding transposase has translation MEWLPANHLVFFFLDLDAELDYSWIYAVYENRVPRGVKAYEPRMMLVLLLYVSCVSILCSRRIERACCEEVAFRVLIGNQQPDHSRISDFRLVHLDALAVLFLQVLRLCQKAGLVSLGNVALDGTKVNANASRYKAMSHERMLKT, from the coding sequence GTGGAGTGGCTGCCGGCGAACCATCTGGTGTTCTTCTTTCTGGATCTGGACGCGGAGCTGGATTACTCGTGGATCTATGCGGTCTACGAGAACAGAGTTCCTCGCGGGGTCAAGGCCTATGAGCCGCGGATGATGTTGGTGCTGCTCTTGTACGTCTCCTGCGTCAGCATCCTCTGCTCTCGGCGGATCGAGAGGGCCTGCTGTGAGGAAGTGGCCTTTCGGGTGCTCATTGGCAACCAGCAGCCCGACCACAGCCGTATCAGTGATTTCCGCCTCGTGCATCTCGATGCCTTGGCGGTCCTGTTTCTGCAGGTGCTGCGGCTGTGCCAGAAGGCAGGGCTGGTGAGCCTGGGCAACGTTGCTCTTGATGGCACCAAGGTCAACGCCAATGCCTCTAGGTACAAGGCGATGAGCCATGAGCGGATGCTCAAAACCTAG
- a CDS encoding transposase, with the protein MQCYNCQAAVDAYHQIIVAVGVSSQAADQQHVVPILERIVDNTGYLPLKLIADAGYCSTGIIGVCEQRGLDALLSINCQDHGKRPRPSRGPAPEDLNARGRMDRKLPSKAGQAIYELRKLIVEPVFGLIKGTWWLDFFLLRGLEKVNGDWALIAITHNT; encoded by the coding sequence ATGCAGTGCTACAACTGCCAGGCTGCTGTCGATGCTTACCACCAAATCATCGTGGCGGTTGGGGTCAGCAGCCAGGCAGCCGACCAGCAGCACGTCGTTCCCATACTGGAGCGGATCGTGGACAACACCGGCTACCTGCCACTGAAGCTGATCGCCGACGCTGGCTACTGCAGCACAGGCATCATTGGTGTTTGCGAGCAGCGCGGGCTGGATGCCTTGCTCTCCATCAACTGCCAGGACCACGGCAAACGGCCTCGGCCATCAAGGGGGCCAGCACCCGAGGATCTGAATGCACGGGGCCGGATGGACCGCAAGTTGCCCTCCAAAGCCGGGCAGGCGATCTACGAGCTGCGCAAGCTCATTGTTGAGCCTGTCTTTGGTCTGATCAAAGGGACATGGTGGCTGGATTTCTTCCTGTTGCGGGGCCTAGAGAAGGTGAACGGCGATTGGGCACTGATAGCTATCACCCACAACACCTGA
- a CDS encoding IS5 family transposase — translation MYRRHNNGQISIKEFHLPFGGTLDPENRWVQLEGLMPWDELEQAYAPQFNATIGAPAKSVRMAFGALYIKQKLGLTDEETVHQIRENAYMQFFLGFAGYTAKAPFDASMMVHFRKRFSDEDLRRINELVVQRGKEILLEALAQVADDDDHDDPDSRGGGAQLELDALIKPADWPEGKNWGTLTIDASCTPADITYPRDLRLLSEARTTTERVIDDLCSQSSGFRRHRPRYDRGLARAHFLRVAKQKRPRRRKVKAAIKHQLGYVRQNLKAIDALIGCGATLSELKRHWWQKLLACSELERQQGLLLASQTNSIPDRLVNLVQTHIRPMVRGKARAAVEFGAKISVSVQNGFPFLHRISWNPYNEGEDLIAQAEKYKLDTGSYPERICADRIYITAKNRHFCMRNGIRLSGKRLGRPPKDPDVTTAHKQQLRSDQARRNEVEGVFGYGKRKYSLDLIMVRLPAGAESSISMAFVVMCAEKVLRLLRLFFALLFGWIYSFLMAWSAIRAPAVICKPDF, via the coding sequence ATGTACCGGAGGCACAATAACGGTCAGATCTCAATCAAGGAGTTCCACCTGCCATTTGGCGGCACACTTGATCCCGAGAATCGCTGGGTTCAACTGGAGGGGCTGATGCCATGGGATGAGCTGGAACAAGCCTATGCCCCTCAATTCAACGCCACAATTGGCGCTCCAGCCAAATCAGTGCGGATGGCCTTTGGTGCTCTCTACATCAAACAGAAGTTGGGGTTAACCGACGAAGAGACTGTCCATCAGATCAGAGAGAACGCCTATATGCAGTTCTTTCTCGGCTTTGCGGGTTACACAGCCAAGGCACCGTTTGATGCCTCGATGATGGTGCATTTTCGCAAACGCTTTTCTGACGAGGATCTGCGCCGTATCAATGAGCTGGTGGTGCAGCGCGGCAAAGAGATCCTTCTGGAAGCACTTGCTCAGGTAGCAGACGATGACGACCATGATGATCCTGATTCCAGAGGAGGAGGCGCTCAGCTGGAACTTGATGCGTTGATCAAGCCTGCTGACTGGCCAGAAGGAAAGAATTGGGGCACTCTCACGATTGATGCTAGTTGCACTCCTGCCGACATTACCTATCCCAGAGACCTCAGGCTCCTCAGCGAGGCTCGCACAACGACCGAGCGAGTCATTGATGATCTGTGCAGTCAGTCATCGGGATTCAGGAGACATCGACCTCGCTACGACCGTGGCCTTGCTCGTGCTCATTTCCTGAGAGTGGCGAAGCAAAAACGGCCACGCCGCCGAAAAGTGAAGGCTGCCATTAAACATCAGCTTGGATATGTGCGGCAGAATCTCAAAGCCATTGATGCTCTGATCGGCTGTGGGGCAACGCTTTCTGAGCTCAAGAGGCATTGGTGGCAGAAGTTGTTGGCCTGCAGCGAGTTGGAGCGGCAGCAGGGCCTTCTGCTCGCCTCTCAGACCAACAGCATTCCAGACCGCCTGGTGAATCTTGTGCAGACCCATATCCGCCCAATGGTGCGAGGCAAAGCACGTGCTGCGGTGGAGTTTGGTGCCAAAATCAGTGTTTCGGTTCAAAACGGCTTTCCGTTCTTGCACCGCATCAGCTGGAACCCCTACAACGAAGGAGAAGACCTGATCGCTCAGGCGGAAAAATACAAGCTGGATACAGGATCTTACCCAGAGCGCATCTGCGCCGACCGGATTTATATCACGGCCAAGAATAGGCATTTCTGCATGAGGAACGGTATTCGCCTCTCCGGCAAGCGATTGGGCCGCCCGCCCAAGGATCCTGATGTCACCACTGCACACAAGCAGCAGCTCCGATCTGATCAAGCTCGACGCAATGAAGTGGAAGGCGTCTTTGGATATGGAAAGCGCAAGTATTCCCTGGATCTGATCATGGTTCGTCTACCAGCTGGTGCCGAATCCTCCATCTCAATGGCCTTTGTCGTGATGTGCGCGGAAAAGGTCTTGAGGCTGCTGCGCCTCTTTTTTGCCCTTCTTTTTGGGTGGATCTACAGCTTTCTTATGGCCTGGTCAGCGATCAGAGCTCCTGCGGTCATCTGCAAGCCAGACTTTTGA
- a CDS encoding sugar phosphate nucleotidyltransferase: protein MEDSSFGFTYGDGVANVDIGALVHHHRSQGRQATLTAVQPPGRYGALHLEGDAVQRFQEKPDGDNAWINGGFFVLEPCVLDRITGDHTSWEGDVLPQLAADGQLSAYRHPGFWQPMDTLRDRTRLEELWAGGNAPWQFWQSAIA, encoded by the coding sequence CTGGAGGACAGCAGCTTCGGCTTCACCTATGGCGATGGGGTAGCGAATGTAGACATCGGCGCACTGGTGCATCATCACAGGAGCCAGGGCCGTCAAGCCACGCTCACAGCGGTGCAACCTCCCGGTCGCTACGGGGCTCTCCATCTTGAGGGTGATGCGGTGCAGAGATTTCAGGAAAAGCCCGATGGCGACAACGCCTGGATCAACGGTGGCTTCTTTGTGCTGGAGCCTTGTGTTCTGGATCGGATCACTGGGGATCACACCAGCTGGGAAGGAGATGTGCTGCCGCAGCTGGCTGCCGACGGACAGCTGAGCGCTTATCGTCATCCGGGCTTCTGGCAGCCGATGGATACGCTGCGCGACCGTACGCGCCTGGAAGAGCTGTGGGCCGGCGGCAACGCCCCCTGGCAATTCTGGCAAAGCGCCATTGCCTAA
- a CDS encoding IS5 family transposase, with the protein MAAPLQLGFTDYEQTYAKKKTRRQRFLDEMEATVPWDPFLALISPVYHRPSAKGGRPPFPLEVMLRIHLLQQWFTLSDPLMEEMLIDTPCFRRFAGIDMVEDRIPDETTILNFRHLLEENRIAEQILETVNQSLREKGVMLKEGTILDATIINAPSSTKNKTGEWDPEMHSVAKGNQWFFGMRCHIGVDAASGLVHSVVSTAANVHELNTAPDRVHGEERVIYGDSGHIGIEKREAFKDCEAEMRIAMKPGQRRVLPDTPEGRLLDLMEAAKAHVRAKVEHPFRIIKCQFGFRKVFYRGIRKNNLKLTMLFALANLWMVRERCPSTA; encoded by the coding sequence ATGGCGGCCCCCCTCCAGTTGGGTTTCACGGACTACGAGCAGACCTACGCCAAGAAGAAAACGCGCCGGCAGCGCTTCCTCGATGAGATGGAAGCCACAGTGCCCTGGGATCCTTTCCTGGCCTTGATTTCGCCTGTGTACCACAGGCCTTCTGCCAAGGGCGGGCGCCCACCGTTTCCGCTGGAGGTGATGCTGCGCATCCACCTGCTGCAGCAGTGGTTCACGCTTTCCGATCCCTTGATGGAGGAGATGCTGATCGATACCCCCTGCTTCCGCCGCTTTGCTGGGATCGACATGGTTGAGGACCGGATCCCTGACGAGACGACGATCCTGAACTTCCGCCACCTCCTGGAAGAGAATCGGATAGCAGAGCAGATCCTGGAGACGGTGAACCAGAGCCTGCGGGAGAAGGGCGTGATGCTTAAGGAGGGTACGATCCTCGATGCCACAATCATCAACGCTCCCAGTTCAACCAAGAACAAGACGGGCGAGTGGGATCCTGAAATGCACTCGGTGGCCAAAGGCAACCAGTGGTTCTTTGGGATGCGGTGCCACATCGGTGTGGATGCAGCCTCGGGTCTGGTCCATTCCGTGGTGAGCACGGCTGCCAACGTCCATGAGCTGAACACGGCACCCGATCGCGTCCATGGCGAGGAACGCGTGATCTACGGCGACTCTGGCCACATCGGCATCGAAAAGCGTGAGGCGTTCAAGGACTGCGAAGCAGAGATGCGCATCGCCATGAAGCCCGGACAGCGCCGAGTTCTACCGGACACCCCAGAGGGAAGACTGCTGGATCTGATGGAGGCGGCGAAAGCACATGTCAGGGCAAAGGTGGAGCATCCATTTCGGATCATCAAGTGCCAGTTTGGATTTCGGAAGGTCTTCTACCGAGGCATCCGCAAGAACAACCTCAAGCTGACGATGCTGTTTGCCCTCGCCAATCTCTGGATGGTGCGCGAACGTTGTCCTTCTACAGCGTAA
- a CDS encoding glycosyltransferase, translating to MKLAIFSPHQKAYSETFIENHIRFLPFEKVVFTGREIPLIKTPNSFCYRLLCWLDKFLSPFYQNNHWIWKTYVPLCLNLAKIDICIFEFGTTAGKFHKFLEKAGIPYVVHFHGFDAHHKPTLELNRQEYISFFRKASALIVVSESMKAQIRSLGAPPSKVKLNHYGVDSSVFIGAAPDSSPPNFIAVGRFVEKKAPHLLILSFNLVVSSIPNARLLMIGDGPLLSACKSLVAALGLRSHISFPGILVPEKIVQHLKKSRAFVHHSINSIEGDSEGLPLSIIEAQMIGLPVVATKHAGIPDIVIHGHTGLLSNELDIHAMATNIILLARDKHFAAEMGINARKNAIEKFSLDTQISKLASILVNSYAEQKASGSE from the coding sequence GTGAAACTTGCAATCTTTTCACCACACCAAAAAGCATATTCAGAAACATTCATAGAAAATCACATAAGATTTCTTCCATTTGAAAAGGTTGTGTTTACCGGTAGAGAGATCCCCTTAATAAAGACCCCAAACTCGTTTTGTTACCGGTTGCTGTGCTGGCTAGATAAATTCTTGTCACCATTTTATCAAAACAATCATTGGATATGGAAAACTTACGTCCCATTATGTCTTAACTTAGCAAAAATCGACATTTGTATTTTCGAGTTTGGCACTACGGCTGGCAAATTCCACAAGTTTTTAGAAAAAGCCGGTATTCCATACGTTGTACATTTTCACGGTTTCGATGCTCATCATAAACCAACTCTTGAGCTAAACCGACAAGAATATATTAGCTTTTTCCGCAAAGCTTCTGCTCTTATTGTCGTATCCGAGTCAATGAAAGCTCAGATTCGTAGCTTAGGGGCTCCACCCAGCAAAGTAAAATTAAATCATTATGGCGTTGATTCATCCGTTTTTATTGGAGCCGCGCCTGACTCTTCACCGCCAAATTTCATAGCTGTTGGAAGGTTTGTTGAAAAGAAAGCTCCTCATCTTTTAATTTTATCATTTAATCTCGTGGTATCGAGTATTCCCAATGCGAGGCTGCTAATGATTGGTGATGGTCCATTACTTAGTGCTTGCAAGAGCCTAGTGGCTGCACTTGGGCTAAGATCACACATTTCTTTCCCAGGAATCCTTGTGCCAGAAAAGATAGTGCAACACCTAAAGAAATCACGAGCTTTTGTTCACCATTCTATAAACTCAATCGAAGGCGATAGTGAAGGATTGCCACTCTCGATCATTGAAGCTCAAATGATTGGCCTGCCAGTTGTAGCGACAAAGCATGCGGGTATTCCTGATATTGTGATTCATGGCCACACAGGGCTGTTGTCTAACGAACTAGATATTCATGCAATGGCAACAAATATCATATTGTTAGCCCGTGACAAACACTTTGCCGCTGAGATGGGAATAAATGCTCGCAAAAACGCAATTGAAAAATTCTCTCTGGATACACAAATCTCAAAGCTTGCATCTATTCTGGTCAATTCATATGCTGAACAAAAAGCATCTGGCAGTGAGTAG
- a CDS encoding class I SAM-dependent methyltransferase, which produces MSKAAFSGAVAIDLGCGRKKTPGTIGIDRTSFEQTDIVTDLESQPLPFKDDYVDLIWADQVIEHINNFIPLMKEIHRVLKPGGQFIAKTPYFRSAYSVVDPTHVRQFSIMSMDYYVHSKYLFDQYRFFEPGFTSLKVKLDSDRGLLTNFISELVSRRAIANPRNYENTFISFLLPFSSITYSLEK; this is translated from the coding sequence GTGTCAAAAGCCGCTTTCAGTGGTGCGGTCGCTATTGACCTTGGTTGTGGCCGGAAGAAAACCCCAGGAACCATTGGCATTGATCGCACATCGTTTGAACAAACAGATATCGTTACAGACCTTGAATCTCAACCTTTACCATTCAAGGACGATTATGTAGATCTCATTTGGGCAGACCAGGTTATCGAACATATCAACAACTTTATACCTTTAATGAAAGAAATCCATAGAGTTCTGAAACCTGGAGGCCAATTTATCGCGAAAACACCCTATTTTAGATCTGCTTACTCGGTCGTGGATCCCACGCATGTCCGCCAATTTAGCATCATGTCCATGGATTATTATGTTCATTCAAAGTATCTCTTTGACCAATATCGTTTTTTTGAGCCTGGCTTCACATCCTTAAAGGTAAAACTAGATTCTGACAGAGGCTTACTTACCAATTTCATTTCAGAACTTGTGTCAAGACGTGCCATTGCTAATCCTCGAAACTATGAAAACACGTTCATAAGCTTTCTTCTCCCATTTAGCAGTATTACCTATTCATTAGAAAAATAA
- a CDS encoding glycosyltransferase: MISQRDRAWSWPEAGWITREQMLAIPAIEISEPGRLMQQPVISVLMMTRNHQAYLEQAVMSVLTQQFTEPFELLIGDDASSDQTLQVAHRLQQQHPEHIRVLHAERNVGITANFLRLVAHARAPHLALLEGDDYWIHPEKLTLQLDLLHRHPEAACVAAATANRTPCLPVKPTYTLRDILRRYPVHTSTLVIRAEHLLTYPRFPDIIGWITMLMGYLLARGSCVVLDLTVSFYRRHEGGLWHNADRLNRLRRSRECIDTLDAYFFHRFTHELSSRELWILGMDQAMPQHGRIAHWCQSWTILISQAPRLLRRAPLGFCLLVSRLAIQPLTYGSMLLRRRLALGTRLRSALEHYTI; the protein is encoded by the coding sequence ATGATCAGCCAACGTGATAGGGCCTGGTCGTGGCCTGAGGCCGGCTGGATCACCCGTGAGCAGATGCTTGCGATTCCCGCCATAGAAATTTCGGAGCCAGGCCGCCTGATGCAGCAACCCGTCATCAGCGTGCTGATGATGACTCGCAATCACCAGGCCTATCTCGAGCAGGCAGTGATGAGTGTGCTCACCCAGCAGTTCACGGAGCCATTCGAACTGCTGATCGGCGATGACGCCTCAAGCGACCAGACTCTTCAGGTGGCCCATCGCCTGCAGCAGCAGCATCCCGAGCACATCCGCGTGTTGCATGCGGAGCGCAACGTTGGCATCACGGCCAATTTTCTGCGCCTGGTGGCCCATGCCCGCGCTCCCCATCTGGCTCTTCTCGAGGGCGATGACTACTGGATCCATCCCGAGAAACTCACTCTTCAGCTTGACCTCCTGCATCGCCACCCCGAAGCTGCCTGCGTAGCAGCGGCTACGGCCAACCGCACGCCCTGCCTACCGGTAAAGCCCACTTACACCCTTCGCGACATCCTGCGCCGTTACCCTGTGCATACATCCACTTTGGTGATTCGCGCTGAACACCTGCTCACCTACCCCCGTTTTCCCGACATCATCGGCTGGATCACCATGTTGATGGGCTACCTGCTAGCGCGAGGATCCTGCGTGGTTCTTGACCTCACGGTTTCCTTCTATCGACGCCACGAGGGCGGCCTCTGGCACAATGCCGACCGGCTCAACCGCCTGCGCCGCAGCCGCGAGTGCATCGATACCCTCGATGCCTATTTCTTCCATCGCTTCACGCACGAGCTGAGCAGTCGCGAACTCTGGATCCTTGGCATGGACCAGGCCATGCCGCAACACGGGCGAATCGCACATTGGTGCCAGAGCTGGACGATCCTGATCAGCCAAGCGCCCCGACTGCTGCGCCGGGCGCCGTTGGGCTTCTGTCTTCTGGTCTCGCGGCTGGCTATACAACCCCTGACTTATGGATCGATGCTGCTGCGGCGGCGGCTTGCCCTCGGCACACGCCTGAGATCCGCATTAGAACATTATACAATCTAA